The genomic segment GTGCAAGAATCGGCAGGTACCGAATCGCTTGCCGAGGTTATGACAGACGCTTGTATGGCAAAGCTCTTTGATGAAGTACCCGAAAAAAAACTCTACTTGATGTTTTTAGCAGAAATCCCTTATGACCGCGATTATGAAATGCTGTATTTTCAATTGGAAAAACAGGCTTTTGAACTGTTTATAAAAACGTTACACTACCCGCCCCAACAAGAATTAGAAATTATGAATATCATCCGGCATCAAGAGTATTTCCTTCTTAAAATTTTTCACGGTATGCTGGTAATGCATGAATTATTCAGCGATAAGAACATCTTTAATCAAAATAAAGAAAAAATCCGTGCAATGATTCTTACCGCAATGCAAAACTTTTTCGACCGGCATCAAGATTTGTTCAACCATATTAACCGATGATGTGTTTACCCTGAAGGATGGAATGATGTATGCCACTGATTAATTTTATACTTGCAATGCTACCGATTATCTGGCTTATTATTTCTTTAAGCAAGCTCAAGATGAGCAGTTGTAATGCCTGCGGTATTGCGTTGCTTATAACAGCGATTTTGGCGGCGCTGTATTGGAAATTACCTCTCCTGCATATCTCGTCCGCTATGCTCGAAGGAGCGACGTATGCGCTCTGGCCTATATGTTTGATTATTGTTGCCGCTCTTTTTACATACAATTTAACGATAAAAACCGGCGCTATGGAAATGATCAAAGGGATGTTGATCGGTATTTCCGATGATAAAAGAATACTGATGCTGATTATCGGCTGGGGTTTCGGTAATTTTATGGAAGGCATGGCAGGGTTCGGTACTGCGGTTGCTATTCCCGCATCGATTCTTGCCGGAATAGGTCTTAATCCCATCAACGCGGTAACAGCTTGTCTTGTTGCAAATACGACACCGACTGCGTTCGGCTCGGCAGGAGTGCCGACAGCAACACTTGCCTCCATTACGGGGTTGGACTTGCAACAGCTTGCTGCAAATGCCGCGCTCATACAGGCCGTGCATACATTTCTTTCGCCATTCTTTGCAGTGGTGATCTGCGGCGAAGGAATAAAGGCATTAAAAGGCGTATGGCATATTACGTTAATCGCATCGCTGTCGTTCGTTGCTCCCTATCTTCTTTTTGCACAGTTGTTAGGCCCTGAACTTCCGACTATTGTCGGTTCAATTTGTTCGATGCTCTGCGTAATCATTGTAGTAAAATTCAGCAAAAGAAACGGTAACGAGGCTTGCGGTACCGCAAAAATAGAATCGGAATATTCCGTAAAAACTGCTGCGAAAGGGACAACAATACCAGCTCCAGCTGCACATATCGGTTTTGCCGAAGGCCTGAGAGCGTGGGCGCCGTTTGTACTCATCTTTATATTGTTAATTCTTACCTCCAAGATCTGCCCTCCCGTACACAACGCCATCAAGGATTTCAAACATTCGTTCTTAATATATACGGGAGACGGTGGCAAGCCGCTCACATTCAGCTGGATAAATACTCCGGGAGTGGTGATATTTATAGCGGCTATCTGCGGAGGGCTTATTCAAAAGGCTTCGTTATCCGAAATGGCAGGTGTGTTAGGCTTTACCCTAAAAAAATATTGGAGAACCTTTGTAACGATTTGCAGTGTTTTAGCAACTGCCAAGGTGATGATATACAGCGGGATGATCTCCGATATTGCACGCTCAGCTGTTGTTGCAACCGGCCCTGTGTATCCCTTTGTTGCACCGCTTATCGGCGTACTGGGAGCGTTTATAACAGGATCGGGTACCTCTACCAACGTCCTCTTTGGGAATTTACAGTTAGAAACCGCCTTGTCGCTCAATCTAAATCCCTATTGGATTACTGCAGCAAATGTGATGGGCGCCGGTATCGGTAAAATGGTATGTCCGCAGAATATTGCAATCGGTGCAGGAGCTATCGGTATTACCGGTTCCGACAGCAAAATTCTCGCGGCAGTGTTTAAATATTTTGTTATGTATGCATTGCTTGCCGGAGTAATCTGTTTTGTCGGCTCGTTACTGATGTGAGCCGCTGCACATTTCCGTTCAGCGGTTCTCTTTGGAATGTAATGCAACTCCGGGGAGCGGATCCGGCTGTGCAAAGCGGATACATTTAAACGGATGGATATTAACTGCGTTTACATACCAGCCTTTTATATCACTTAAATCGATTACGTTGATTGCAGGAATATGAGAAAGCGGGATAAGAACTGACGAATCCAACAGCAACTGTTCCGCTTTTGCAAGATATTCAAATCTGGTTTTACGGTTTTGTTCCGCCGATGCTTTTTTGATAAAGTTTTCGTAGTCGGTATTATGCCAGCCTGAATCATTTAAAGTCGAATCCGACCTGAATAATTCCAGAAAAGCAAGCGGATCTGCAAAATCGCCAATCCACGAAATAACGGCTAAATGATAGTCATCTGTTTTTAACCGATCGTAGTATTCTTCAAAAGGAACGGTTGTAATTTCTGCTGAAATTCCTATTTTTTGCCATGCAGTTTTCAGCAATGCCGCTTGTTCGGTATAGAATGCTGTTTCCGGCAGGAGAATTTTTACCGGTTCTGTTGTCTGTGATTGCGGCAGATTTTTTAAAAGCTTTTCCGCCTTTGCCGTATCCTGTTTATCAATACCCGGTACTGTGGGGTATCCTGTGAGAGGAAATACCAGCGTCTTAGCAGGAATTAAATAATCCTTGCGCAATTCGGTATAAGGGAGTGCTGCAAGCAGCGCTTCTCTGAGCGTTTGATTATTGCATGGCGCTGTGTTTGTTTTAAAATAAAAAAATTCGGTTGCAAACATCGGCGTAATATGGATGGTATATGCCGCCGCTACTTTATTTAAATTGACTGACCCGCAAAGCCAATGAACAGTTCCTTGATTAAATGCTTCCGTCATTTTATCGGCATCTTCATCCAATAGTATACTGATTGCAGGGAGCCGTACCGATTCAGAATCCCAATAAGTAGAATTTTTTATGAGACGAATTTTTTCGGCGGTAAAACTTTCTATTTTAAATGGACCGCTCGCGATCGGTTTAAAAGCTTCGGAAGGCTTCGCAAATGAAGATTTACCCGCACATTGATTTATTGCTTTAAACTGCGAAGGATGTACTGCTGAAAATGCATGATGGCAGAGTATATTAGCTAATTGTTCTGCCGGATATATAAGCGAGATTTTTAATGAAGTATCGGACTCCGCACATAAGCCGATAGCCGACATATCGGAACTTTTTCCGGTACGATATTCTTTTACTCCTTTAACGCAATCTAAAAGTGAGGCATAAGGTAAATCAAGCTTAGGGTTTAACAAATTGATAAATGAATCGCATAATACTTGAGCGGTGATAGGATCGCCGTTTTCAAATGTGAGCTTATCCCGCAATGTGAACGTCCACGTTAAACCGTCTGCGCTGATCTTCCAATCCTTTGCTAATCCGGCGACCGGCTGTAACGTATAAGGATCGTAGGTACACAGTCCTTCATACAAGCCGGTTAGAATTTGCGCCTCATTTGCATTATATGCAGCATGAGGATGTAAGTTTGGAATACCGGTAGTAACCGAAACGATAAATTCGTTTTGAGGATAAGTTTCACTTTCTGCACATGCAACAAATGGAAATATACATAAAATAAGAAACAATACTATATTTTTTTTATTCATGAATCAATCCAAGTTCTTTCATATTTAAATATTCTTCAACACTCGCATTGTACTCTGCTCTGCATTGATTTGCTTTTATAACAGCGTTTCGAATTGTGGTCAATTCTATTTTTATTCCTTTCATTTTTGAACGCAGTATAACGTCAGTGGATTTATAATAATCATCCAATCCGCCGAGGGTTTTTAAATATCCATTACATATAACGATGTATTTGTTTAAGAGTTCAAGTAATTGTTCATTGTTCATACCGGTTAAACGCTGCTGTAAGTCGGAGGTACCCGATGCAAGAACTCTAAAAATACGAATTGTTTTTGCTAAATTATCAGTAAAATCTTCCAGTACGATTATTTCTTTTTTTTGCAAATTGCTGATAGGGTCTTTAATCAATATAGTGATTTCATGTTTTCTTTCTTCCATATTGAAAGCACGCCTCAAAGCTTCCAAAAACTTGGTAAAAATCGTCGTACGCGATTTATATACTACTTCTTGGTTAGCCATAAGTTTGGTGAGACAAGTGTCGAAATGATTACCGGTGGTACCGAGAATACGAAGTCCTGTTATAAGCACCGGTCGCATATTTTCCTGTTTATTGTTTTTTACATTTTCTTTTTGCGCTACATTCAAATGGCGCAATACTTCCCGTTGCAGATGTGCCGAATCGGGACCGTAATCTTCTTTAATAACTTCCATTACAAGATCATGATAAAAGGGAAGTTTTTCATCATTTGTTGTAAGGGCTTTTTTAAGAGTTTTTAATAATTTAATCGGACTTGCTATATCCGCTTGCGTAACCGTTAAATCGGACGGTAAATTTTTTCTGATCGTTAGTTTATATTCTTCACGATGTAGACGAGCAAGTTGACGGAGTGTTTTATTGATCTCCGTATCAAGCTTTGCAAGGTGTCCAAGTGAATCTCGCAATAGCCCGCCGGTCAGCGTATCGGAGACGGAGTGGAGCGATTTACAAATCTCGGCTAGTGCACGAGTATTTGCAAGCGTTGAATTTTCATTAAGCGCTGACCATTGGAAAGTTTTATTCAATGCAAGCATTGATGCAATACGCTGTGGCGTCAGGAATGAACAATTAAACTGATAGGAGTTAGTTAAAAAATCGAGCATCGTTTGATACTGTGCCAATCTGGAACCGACGATAGCAGCCCGCTCGCCGTCTGCAAAAGCTTCATTGCTGGGAACTTTTATTTCGGTCATACGGCTGTCGTATTTATACGGATCGTCATAGACCAAACCCTTTTTTAACAAATTGCTGCGGAGGATTTTTACCACACTGCCGAGCGCTGCATAATTTTGCTGCAACTGCGGAAGTAAATGCTTGTTAAACTCTTCCCGTTGTATAGCTATGTGGTGCTCTAACTCTTCAGAAAAATTTTTCGTAGATTCCATATCATCATCATCGGCACTTTTAAAAAATTTTTTATATGATTTATGGAATAACTGCCTTAAATAAGAATTTATAATGCAAATCTATCTAATTTCTCTACAAAACTATCAATTAAATCATTTACAATCTCAGGTCTGTCCGTATTTGAATTGTGACCGGCTCCTTTACCACTTAAAGTCTTAAACGTTTTTTCAATCATATTTTCCCCTCCCACAGCTTCTTGCCCTAAAGCGCTTTTTCATCCATTTCGTATAAATTGTTTTTGTCTTTTAAAACTTTACCGTCCCTTTTATATACTGATCTTTCCCATCACGACAAACTTCCTTGCACCTGTTGCAGACGGAACGTTATTCGGATTACCGCAGAGCGCTTCGTTTGCGAGTACAGCGAAAGCAGATGCTTCTTTTGAATCGCTGTTTTTACCGATATCCTCATTGGTTAGCACGGAACATTCAGGTAGCAGCTGCCGCAGATGATCTAAGATAACAGGATTTCTGCAGCCGCCTCCGCCGACTATCAGTTTTTGCGGCATCGGCAATCCGAATGTATTAAGCGAATACGCGATTGAATACGCAGTGTAATAGGTTGCCGTTCTCACAATTGTTTCCGGCGGCAGCTGCAATGATGTACCTTTATCATACAACGCTTGTATAAACGCTTCGGAATAATGTTCTCTGCCGGTGGTCTTTGGCGGTTTTAATTGCAAATAAGGATCCGTTTTAAGAAAATCAAGCAATACCGAATCGACGGCACCGGCGGTGGCACATTTGCCGTCTTCATCATAGTTTTGCGTACCGCCGGTGATAAGCCGCATCAAGCCGTCTATCAGCATATTGCCCGGACCGGTATCAAAAGCGATAATACCGTCCATATCGGCATCGGCAGGCAAAAGCGTGATATTGCCGATACCGCCGATATTCTGCAAGCCGATTACCGTATCGGGTTCTCGGTATAAGAGATACTCGGTAAACGGAACAAGCGGCGCCCCTGCCCCGCCCGCCGCGACATCCCGAACGCGGAAATCGGCAACCGTAACGCATCCGGTTCTCTCTGCAATAACAGCGGCTTCACCGATTTGCAGCGTGCTTTTAATATTCTTGCCAAAATAATATCGTTCATTCGGTGCATGAAAAACCGTATGTCCATGCGAACCGATAAAATCAACCGTACTGATATCGATATTCGCCTTTTTGCATACGGCAAAGCATGCTTCTGCTGACAGCTCTCCAAGATAAACATTCATCGCGCTTAATTCTTCGCTGCCGCCGAAAGAACCGGAAGCAAGCGCCAATAATCGCTGTCGTACTTCTTGCGGATAAGGCACAGTAAGAAAAGCACACTCCGCAATGCGCGTATCGAGTCCACTGCCGGTAATAGTCAGCAACACCGCATCGATACCGTCAACAGACGTTCCACTCATAAGCCCAATCGCCGTTTTTTCTTTTTTTTCGTTTATAAAATCCAAATACTTCATATATTGTTCCCGAAGGCAACCGCTCTTAAATATTTTAAGCGGCTGTATTCCTTTTGTGCAAAATTTCATAGGTATAAGGTGAGCGTCTACAATGACGCCGCTTACCTTAACCGTCAAGTTTTCTTTCGAAAACTTGCATATTGATGTGTGCGCTTTTCGCGCACGAATGCAACAGTTTCCAAAATTCATATTTTGTTCAACTGTTGCATTTTAAGGAAATAAAATTTCGCACACTTTATCTAAGAAGAAGGGGAAAACGCATCAGACCAGCATATAAAAATCGCAGAATAAGTGAGGTTGCGAGACCATTTGAACCGCGAAGAGGGGGCTGTCCAAAAACTTCAGTTTTTGGACAGTTTCCTTAGATTTAGATGCGACGTTTAAAATTAAGTCATTGCTGTATAAAGACTTAATTTTAAACTCGACGGGGATGTCCCGAAAGTAACCAACTTTTGGGACATCCCCAACCTTACTTATTCTGCGGGACTATCAACAAAATGTCTGATGCGTTTCCCCTTAGCTACTCACGCCCTTTTTGGAAGAATTTTAAAAACGGCTTTTTCTGTTTTTTTTCGGTATCCGTTTTTTGTATTAAATGCTTGACGTTTTCCATTACCTTGCTCACGATCGGCTGATCGGATAAATCAACCAAAAAGAATGACAAAGTACCGGTAGCAGAGAACACCGGCATACACACGATATGCGTATCTTGCTGTACGGCAGTATGCGTATGTGAAGCATTCTGAATTGCTTCTTTAATACTAATGGCAGGCGCAATGTCGGAAAGCGCATCGCCTTGTTTACATCCCGTTTTCTCATGTGCTTTAGCAGAAAAATTAAGGATACTTCCGGTCAGACTTACAACCAGAAGCGGACGATCGATTATCAGCAAGAGTTCATCAACAAGACCGTTTAATCCCGCAATCTTTAAACTTTTTTGTGCGGTAATTTGATACGCATCGTTAAGAGATTCCTGCAGCGTAATGCCTAAGTTGCCCAATTTTTTTGCACGAGAATCCGACAATACGCCGTTCAGCTGAATAGCCTTTGCAACCATTAAAAAGTCGTTTTCTTTTCTCTTTGCATAGACAAACATTGCAATTAATAAACAAAGTTCTATCCCTGCTCCGATAAATCCAAAAAACAGCACGAGTTCCGAATCACTTTTAAGCGAACTCTGCATTCCAACTTTATATCCCCAAATTGCAGTTGCTAAAATAAGTGCAAACGAAAAAAACACCGCACCGATCAATTTCTTTTTTCCGATAATAATCATGAATGTATCCTTATTATTTAGATATTTCTAAATTCCGCAATCTTTTCGAGGCTGCCGAAAACAAATAGTTTATCGCCTGTTTGTAATTCAAGATTATCATCCGGTTCATACATCGCTTCGCGATTCAAAGGATTGCCAACCGTATCGATATCGAGTTCAAGACGGACAACCATAATTAAGGTTAGATTGAATTTTTCTTTGATCGCAACCTGCGACAGTGTTTTCCCAATAAAAAACTTCGGTACTTTTACTTCACAGATTCCATATCCTTCGATAACCGAAAGCGAATTAAGCGCTTCGGGGTTAATCAATTCGTTGGCAATACGGGAGGCAGATTCTTCTTCAATCTTTAATACTCTACTAGCTCCAACCCGCTTCAACACAATCGCATGTAAGGGAGAAACCGCCCGCGCTACGATATAGGGAATTTCCCGTTCCTTCAACAGTGTTGTTGTTAAAATACTTGCTTCCTTATTATCGCCGATTGCAACAATGGCAACATCGATATCGTCGAGCGGAGCCTTTCTGAGTGCGTTTTCGTCGGTAGTATCGATCACCATTGCCGCCGGAACAATTTTTTTTACCCGATCGACAGCCTGCGCATCATGATCAAACGCAACAACCGAACCGCCTCCCTCAGCAAGCATTTCACAAATTCGAATACCGAATTCACCTAATCCGATAACCGCAAAATTTTGTTGTACATCCATCGTATTCTCCTTGTTACATCAATGGCGCAATAGCTTTAAGAACAATGCCGGAAGCTTTAACCGTCCATTTTTCATGCCGGATAGTTTCAACCGTTACTGCACGACACTGTTTTAATACGGATTGATAATCCGTTTCAATATCTTCAATACAGTCTACACCGTATAAATACGTAGCGCATTCAAAATGATGATATAAACTTCGGTAATCCAAATTGATGGTACCGACAACGGCTTCCCGATCATCGCACACAAAAACTTTTGCGTGAACAAAGCCCGGCGTATATTCATAAATCTGTACTCCCGAAGCCAACAAAGAAGCATAATGCGTTTTTGCCAATGCATAGGGAGCTTTTTTATCGGGTATACCCGGTAAAATCAACTTAACATCCACACCGCGCTCTGCAGCAAACTTTAACATCGTTTCCATTTCCCCATCCAAAATAAGATAGGGCGACATAATATGTACATACCGATGCGCTCTGTTAAGGATATCCATATACACACACTCACCGACTCTGTTTTCATCGGCAGGACTGTCGCCGTAAGGAATAACAAAACCGGCTGCAGAAACCGGCAAGGCTTTAATGGGAACATCCAAATACTCATTAAAATTCCATTCTTTTTCGTGCAGGCTCCATAGCTGCAAAAACATCAATGTAAAACTTTTAACCGCAGCGCCGTGCAGCATAACGGCAGCATCTTTCCAATATCCGTATTTATTAATAACATTGATATACTCATCTGCTAAATTAACACCGCCGTTAAACGCGACCCTCCCGTCAATAACTAGAATTTTACGGTGATCTCGATAATTATAATGTGTCGAAAGAAAAGGAGTAAGCTGTCCGAATATCTTACATTTAATACCCAATTTTTTCAGACGATCAGGATAGTCATGGGGCAATGTAGAAAATTCGCAGGTTCCGTCGTACATAAGCCGGACATCTACACCCTCTTTCACCTTTTGCGCCAATATTTTCAAAACGCTCCCCCACATTAGCCCTTCTTCTATAATAAAATATTCCAAAAAGATAAAATGCTTTGCCTGTCTCAGTTGAATAAGCATTTCTTTCCACTTAGCTTTTCCAGAGGGAAAATAGGTTACTTCAGTTTGATTAAACACGGGATGACACCCTGTATGACGCATATAATGAGCGAGCCCCGCTATCCCCTTATCTTGTACCGACAGAGCCTCTGCAACCTGCATATCTTGCGGAATACTGTCTTGCGTCAGCGCTAAAAGATTATTCAGCCGTTTTCGTGCCAAACGGTTTCCAAGATCGCTTTGAGTATACCAAAACAATAAAGCCCCGAATGCCGGAAGCAGCATAATAACAACTAGCCATGTAATCTTTGCGGTAGGATCGATATCTGAATTGAGTAAATACAGCACCATCGCAACAATGAATAAGGACTGAACGAAAGAATAATAAGAGAAGATTTCTTTAAACCGATACGGGATGCTCAATAAAATAAACGCCTGCAAACCCAATAAGACAAGAAACACTCCTAAACGACTAAACAGCGCGCGTACAAGTCCCTTGTGTCCTTTTTTGAGTAAATATAAATATTTAAGTTTTCTCTGTTTCTTTTCTTTCGTATTTCCCTCACTTATAGAAAAGCTATGTTTTCGCTCTCCCCTACCCAATCAAAATAGCGCCATACGGATATTCTATGGTGTCGCTGTGTTCTTTTTTTCCAGCGGCGGTGAGAATGGTAAGCGGTCCTACCCTGCCGATAAACATGAGAAAGATCAGTATCATTTTACCGGCAACACTGAACTGCGCCGTTAGACCGGTAGAAAGCCCAACTGTTGCAAAGGCGGAAACCGTTTCAAACGCCATCGGTAAAAACGGCAGCGATTCGGTTACCGTCAATACGAATATGGCAGCGGACACAATCGTCAGACCAAATCCTAAAATAAGAAACGCTTTTTTTACCTGTTCATCGGGTATCGACATTTTTTTGATGATGACTGTCCGATCGTTTTTTAAGAATGAGCGGAAAAATGCAAAAACCACCGCAACGGTGTTCAGCTTAATACCGCCTGCCGTACTGCCCGAAGCGCCGCCTACAAACATTACAAAAATCATCATCAGCAATGTTGCATTGGTCAGCGAAGCAAAGGACACCGTTGAAAAGCCAGCCGTCCGTAGTGTAACCGCTTGGAAGAAAGCGCCAAGATATTGCTCATGCAGAGAGAAATCCTTCATTGCGTGGGTATGCTCCAACAGATAAAACGCCGCGAAAGAGATAAAGAGCGCACCCGCGGTCATTACAAGCACGATCTGCGTATTGAGCGGAAGAAAAAATGTTGTCTTTTTCTTCTTAAATACATTTTGTGCTCCGGTTTTTATTTTGCGTACCGTATCGTACATAACTGCAAAGC from the Treponema medium genome contains:
- a CDS encoding TetR/AcrR family transcriptional regulator; amino-acid sequence: MAKFKRQSKSVRKAEIQEAAKKVFLEKGFRYTTMEDVVKRTTLSKGGVYQYYKTTKAILFDIMQNGNYFRYERTEKIVQESAGTESLAEVMTDACMAKLFDEVPEKKLYLMFLAEIPYDRDYEMLYFQLEKQAFELFIKTLHYPPQQELEIMNIIRHQEYFLLKIFHGMLVMHELFSDKNIFNQNKEKIRAMILTAMQNFFDRHQDLFNHINR
- a CDS encoding L-lactate permease, which gives rise to MPLINFILAMLPIIWLIISLSKLKMSSCNACGIALLITAILAALYWKLPLLHISSAMLEGATYALWPICLIIVAALFTYNLTIKTGAMEMIKGMLIGISDDKRILMLIIGWGFGNFMEGMAGFGTAVAIPASILAGIGLNPINAVTACLVANTTPTAFGSAGVPTATLASITGLDLQQLAANAALIQAVHTFLSPFFAVVICGEGIKALKGVWHITLIASLSFVAPYLLFAQLLGPELPTIVGSICSMLCVIIVVKFSKRNGNEACGTAKIESEYSVKTAAKGTTIPAPAAHIGFAEGLRAWAPFVLIFILLILTSKICPPVHNAIKDFKHSFLIYTGDGGKPLTFSWINTPGVVIFIAAICGGLIQKASLSEMAGVLGFTLKKYWRTFVTICSVLATAKVMIYSGMISDIARSAVVATGPVYPFVAPLIGVLGAFITGSGTSTNVLFGNLQLETALSLNLNPYWITAANVMGAGIGKMVCPQNIAIGAGAIGITGSDSKILAAVFKYFVMYALLAGVICFVGSLLM
- a CDS encoding peptide ABC transporter substrate-binding protein, with the translated sequence MNKKNIVLFLILCIFPFVACAESETYPQNEFIVSVTTGIPNLHPHAAYNANEAQILTGLYEGLCTYDPYTLQPVAGLAKDWKISADGLTWTFTLRDKLTFENGDPITAQVLCDSFINLLNPKLDLPYASLLDCVKGVKEYRTGKSSDMSAIGLCAESDTSLKISLIYPAEQLANILCHHAFSAVHPSQFKAINQCAGKSSFAKPSEAFKPIASGPFKIESFTAEKIRLIKNSTYWDSESVRLPAISILLDEDADKMTEAFNQGTVHWLCGSVNLNKVAAAYTIHITPMFATEFFYFKTNTAPCNNQTLREALLAALPYTELRKDYLIPAKTLVFPLTGYPTVPGIDKQDTAKAEKLLKNLPQSQTTEPVKILLPETAFYTEQAALLKTAWQKIGISAEITTVPFEEYYDRLKTDDYHLAVISWIGDFADPLAFLELFRSDSTLNDSGWHNTDYENFIKKASAEQNRKTRFEYLAKAEQLLLDSSVLIPLSHIPAINVIDLSDIKGWYVNAVNIHPFKCIRFAQPDPLPGVALHSKENR
- a CDS encoding anhydro-N-acetylmuramic acid kinase, yielding MKYLDFINEKKEKTAIGLMSGTSVDGIDAVLLTITGSGLDTRIAECAFLTVPYPQEVRQRLLALASGSFGGSEELSAMNVYLGELSAEACFAVCKKANIDISTVDFIGSHGHTVFHAPNERYYFGKNIKSTLQIGEAAVIAERTGCVTVADFRVRDVAAGGAGAPLVPFTEYLLYREPDTVIGLQNIGGIGNITLLPADADMDGIIAFDTGPGNMLIDGLMRLITGGTQNYDEDGKCATAGAVDSVLLDFLKTDPYLQLKPPKTTGREHYSEAFIQALYDKGTSLQLPPETIVRTATYYTAYSIAYSLNTFGLPMPQKLIVGGGGCRNPVILDHLRQLLPECSVLTNEDIGKNSDSKEASAFAVLANEALCGNPNNVPSATGARKFVVMGKISI
- a CDS encoding potassium channel family protein, giving the protein MDVQQNFAVIGLGEFGIRICEMLAEGGGSVVAFDHDAQAVDRVKKIVPAAMVIDTTDENALRKAPLDDIDVAIVAIGDNKEASILTTTLLKEREIPYIVARAVSPLHAIVLKRVGASRVLKIEEESASRIANELINPEALNSLSVIEGYGICEVKVPKFFIGKTLSQVAIKEKFNLTLIMVVRLELDIDTVGNPLNREAMYEPDDNLELQTGDKLFVFGSLEKIAEFRNI
- a CDS encoding phospholipase D-like domain-containing protein, whose protein sequence is MVLYLLNSDIDPTAKITWLVVIMLLPAFGALLFWYTQSDLGNRLARKRLNNLLALTQDSIPQDMQVAEALSVQDKGIAGLAHYMRHTGCHPVFNQTEVTYFPSGKAKWKEMLIQLRQAKHFIFLEYFIIEEGLMWGSVLKILAQKVKEGVDVRLMYDGTCEFSTLPHDYPDRLKKLGIKCKIFGQLTPFLSTHYNYRDHRKILVIDGRVAFNGGVNLADEYINVINKYGYWKDAAVMLHGAAVKSFTLMFLQLWSLHEKEWNFNEYLDVPIKALPVSAAGFVIPYGDSPADENRVGECVYMDILNRAHRYVHIMSPYLILDGEMETMLKFAAERGVDVKLILPGIPDKKAPYALAKTHYASLLASGVQIYEYTPGFVHAKVFVCDDREAVVGTINLDYRSLYHHFECATYLYGVDCIEDIETDYQSVLKQCRAVTVETIRHEKWTVKASGIVLKAIAPLM